Proteins encoded within one genomic window of Cellulomonas flavigena DSM 20109:
- a CDS encoding ABC transporter substrate-binding protein, with the protein MKRIHRRRGLALAASVAGLGLVLTACSSGDSGDGGTGGGDDNASADCEAYEQYGDLEGTEVTVYTSIVAPEDQPHIDSYKPFEDCTGATVVYEGSKEFEAQLLVRLEAGNPPDIAYIPQPGLLQTIVEDFPDQIVPASEGTVANVEEYYAESWKGYGTVDGTFYAAPLGANVKSFVWYSPAVFEENGYEIPETWDDLVALSDQIVEDHAAEGKKPWCAGIGSGDATGWPATDWLEDLVLRTAGGDVYDQWVNHEIPFNDPQIATALGEVGSILKNPDYVNGGLGDVSSIASTTFQDGGLPIVTNGLCFMHRQASFYAANFPEGTTVAEDGDVFAFYLPGPDTETRPLLGGGEFAAAFSDRPEVAAFQAFLASPEWNNAKAIATPGGGWVSANSGLDPENLTSEIDQLSATLLSDTSQEFRFDASDLMPAAVGAGAFWTEMTAWIANDKDDAAVLDAIEGAWPSS; encoded by the coding sequence ATGAAGCGCATCCATCGGCGGCGTGGACTCGCTCTCGCCGCATCCGTCGCCGGCCTGGGCCTCGTGCTCACGGCCTGCTCGAGCGGGGACTCGGGCGACGGGGGCACGGGCGGCGGCGACGACAACGCGTCGGCCGACTGCGAGGCGTACGAGCAGTACGGTGACCTCGAGGGGACCGAGGTGACCGTCTACACCTCGATCGTCGCCCCCGAGGACCAGCCCCACATCGACTCCTACAAGCCGTTCGAGGACTGCACCGGCGCCACGGTCGTCTACGAGGGCTCGAAGGAGTTCGAGGCGCAGCTCCTCGTCCGGCTCGAGGCCGGCAACCCGCCCGACATCGCGTACATCCCGCAGCCCGGCCTGCTGCAGACGATCGTCGAGGACTTCCCCGACCAGATCGTCCCCGCCTCCGAGGGCACGGTCGCGAACGTCGAGGAGTACTACGCGGAGTCCTGGAAGGGCTACGGGACGGTCGACGGCACGTTCTACGCGGCCCCGCTGGGCGCGAACGTGAAGTCGTTCGTCTGGTACTCGCCGGCCGTCTTCGAGGAGAACGGCTACGAGATCCCCGAGACGTGGGACGACCTCGTCGCGCTGTCCGACCAGATCGTCGAGGACCACGCGGCCGAGGGCAAGAAGCCGTGGTGCGCGGGCATCGGCTCCGGCGACGCCACCGGCTGGCCCGCGACCGACTGGCTCGAGGACCTCGTGCTGCGCACCGCCGGCGGTGACGTCTACGACCAGTGGGTCAACCACGAGATCCCGTTCAACGACCCGCAGATCGCCACGGCCCTCGGCGAGGTCGGCTCGATCCTCAAGAACCCCGACTACGTCAACGGCGGCCTCGGCGACGTCTCGTCGATCGCGTCGACCACGTTCCAGGACGGCGGTCTGCCGATCGTCACGAACGGCCTGTGCTTCATGCACCGCCAGGCCTCGTTCTACGCGGCGAACTTCCCCGAGGGCACGACGGTCGCCGAGGACGGCGACGTGTTCGCGTTCTACCTGCCCGGCCCGGACACCGAGACGCGCCCGCTGCTCGGTGGCGGCGAGTTCGCGGCGGCCTTCTCCGACCGTCCCGAGGTGGCGGCGTTCCAGGCGTTCCTCGCGTCGCCGGAGTGGAACAACGCCAAGGCGATCGCCACGCCCGGCGGCGGCTGGGTGTCGGCCAACAGCGGCCTGGACCCGGAGAACCTCACGTCGGAGATCGACCAGCTGTCGGCCACGCTGCTGAGCGACACCTCGCAGGAGTTCCGCTTCGACGCGTCCGACCTCATGCCGGCCGCCGTCGGTGCAGGCGCGTTCTGGACCGAGATGACGGCGTGGATCGCCAACGACAAGGACGACGCGGCCGTCCTCGACGCCATCGAGGGCGCCTGGCCGTCGTCCTGA
- a CDS encoding HAD family hydrolase has protein sequence MSRHRLVALDVDGTLMSYDGVISDDVRRGVTDLVEAGVHVVLATGRAAHSAVAVAHDLGLTHGWAVCSNGAVTVRLDPDAEDGWSVARSVTFDPGPALRAIAMELPDALYAVEDLGVGFRVSAPFPQHELSGEHTVVPFDELAAAPVTRVIIRAPQSTPEEFHEIVERVGLHEVSYAVGWSAWLDLAPGGVSKASALEEVRRDLGVEPFATLALGDGENDVEMLRWAACGVAMGHALDVVRAAADEVTGTIEDDGAVAVLRRVLV, from the coding sequence GTGAGCAGGCACCGGCTCGTCGCCCTCGACGTCGACGGCACGCTCATGTCGTACGACGGCGTCATCAGCGACGACGTGCGCCGGGGCGTCACCGACCTCGTGGAGGCCGGTGTGCACGTGGTGCTCGCGACGGGCCGGGCGGCGCACTCCGCGGTCGCGGTGGCGCACGACCTGGGGCTGACGCACGGGTGGGCGGTGTGCTCCAACGGTGCCGTGACGGTGCGCCTCGACCCCGACGCCGAGGACGGGTGGAGCGTCGCGCGGTCGGTGACCTTCGACCCCGGCCCTGCGCTGCGCGCCATCGCGATGGAGCTGCCCGACGCGCTGTACGCGGTGGAGGACCTGGGCGTCGGCTTCCGGGTGTCCGCGCCGTTCCCGCAGCACGAGCTCAGCGGCGAGCACACCGTCGTGCCCTTCGACGAGCTCGCGGCCGCGCCGGTGACGCGCGTGATCATCCGTGCACCGCAGAGCACGCCCGAGGAGTTCCACGAGATCGTCGAGCGCGTCGGCCTGCACGAGGTGTCGTACGCCGTCGGCTGGAGCGCGTGGCTCGACCTGGCGCCCGGGGGCGTGTCGAAGGCGTCCGCGCTCGAGGAGGTGCGCCGCGACCTGGGCGTCGAGCCCTTCGCGACCCTGGCGCTGGGCGACGGCGAGAACGACGTCGAGATGCTGCGCTGGGCGGCGTGCGGCGTGGCGATGGGGCACGCGCTCGACGTGGTGCGGGCGGCGGCGGACGAGGTCACGGGCACGATCGAGGACGACGGCGCCGTCGCGGTGCTGCGACGCGTCCTGGTGTGA
- the serS gene encoding serine--tRNA ligase, with protein MIDLQLLRQDPDVVRASQVARGEDPHLVDEVLDADARRRSALTGYETLRAEQKSLGKQVAQASGDEKQALLAHTKDLAARVKALQADADAAAERATELARRIGNVIEEGVPSGGEDDYVVLEHVGTPRDLAAEYGPDFVVKDHLDLGEGLRAIDTERGAKVSGSRFYFLTGVGARLELALLNAAMDLATRHGFVPTITPTLVKPEVMAGTGFLGAHADEIYRLEADDLYLVGTSEVALAGYHANEIVDLTGGPLRYAGWSACYRREAGSYGKDTRGIIRVHQFHKVEAFVWTRPEDAAAEHRRILDLEKEMLALVDLPYRVIDTAAGDLGSSAARKFDCEAWLPSQQRWMEVSSTSNCTTFQARRLGVRERTDDGTRTVATLNGTLGTTRWIVAILENHQQADGSVRVPEGLRPYLGGLEVLEPVR; from the coding sequence GTGATCGATCTGCAGCTCCTGCGTCAGGACCCGGACGTCGTGCGCGCCAGCCAGGTGGCGCGCGGGGAGGACCCGCACCTCGTCGACGAGGTGCTCGACGCGGACGCGCGCCGCCGCTCCGCCCTCACCGGGTACGAGACCCTGCGGGCCGAGCAGAAGTCCCTCGGCAAGCAGGTCGCGCAGGCGTCGGGCGACGAGAAGCAGGCGCTGCTCGCGCACACCAAGGACCTCGCCGCGCGCGTCAAGGCGCTGCAGGCGGACGCCGACGCGGCAGCCGAGCGCGCGACCGAGCTCGCCCGGCGCATCGGCAACGTCATCGAGGAGGGCGTGCCCAGCGGCGGCGAGGACGACTACGTCGTGCTCGAGCACGTCGGCACCCCGCGCGACCTCGCCGCCGAGTACGGGCCCGACTTCGTCGTCAAGGACCATCTCGACCTGGGCGAGGGCCTGCGCGCGATCGACACCGAGCGCGGCGCGAAGGTCTCGGGGTCGCGGTTCTACTTCCTCACCGGCGTCGGCGCGCGCCTCGAGCTCGCGCTGCTCAACGCGGCGATGGACCTCGCGACGCGCCACGGCTTCGTCCCGACGATCACGCCGACCCTCGTCAAGCCCGAGGTGATGGCCGGCACCGGGTTCCTCGGTGCGCACGCCGACGAGATCTACCGCCTCGAGGCCGACGACCTGTACCTCGTGGGGACCAGCGAGGTCGCGCTCGCGGGCTACCACGCGAACGAGATCGTCGACCTGACGGGCGGCCCGCTGCGGTACGCCGGGTGGAGCGCGTGCTACCGGCGCGAGGCCGGCTCGTACGGCAAGGACACCCGCGGCATCATCCGCGTCCACCAGTTCCACAAGGTCGAGGCGTTCGTCTGGACGCGCCCCGAGGACGCCGCCGCCGAGCACCGCCGCATCCTCGACCTGGAGAAGGAGATGCTCGCGCTCGTCGACCTGCCGTACCGCGTCATCGACACCGCCGCCGGCGACCTCGGGTCGAGCGCCGCGCGCAAGTTCGACTGCGAGGCGTGGCTGCCCAGCCAGCAGCGGTGGATGGAGGTCTCGTCGACGTCGAACTGCACGACCTTCCAGGCCCGCCGCCTCGGGGTGCGCGAGCGCACGGACGACGGCACGCGGACCGTCGCGACGCTCAACGGCACGCTCGGCACGACGCGCTGGATCGTGGCGATCCTCGAGAACCACCAGCAGGCGGACGGGTCGGTGCGGGTGCCCGAGGGCCTGCGGCCCTACCTGGGCGGCCTCGAGGTCCTGGAGCCGGTCCGGTGA
- a CDS encoding diacylglycerol/lipid kinase family protein, whose protein sequence is MTWVAWVAVVAGVLALVAVGLGLWVWRQQRALGARVSPAAPAATEAVDRPAGQLVAFVANPSKPDVADLRAAVRKAAAEQYLPEPLWLETTVEDPGVGQAREAVEKGADLVVAVGGDGTVRAVAEALAGTGVPMGLMPLGTGNLLARNLDVPVGDPLAALQLALDGVDKPIDVGWLRVERWESQMDDDIAEAADDLPDDTDVPRDHIFLVIAGLGFDAAMVADADDELKAKVGWIAYFMAGVRHLHGRRLRVRLTLDDHPPQQLRARSLLVGNCGRLPGGITLLPDAVLDDGVLDIASIDTRGGIAGWAQLFGEVVLQGVGVRNESAAKIGRIDHARARRARIQVAGGEHVQVDGDIVGRASEVTARVDPAALVVRVAG, encoded by the coding sequence ATGACGTGGGTCGCGTGGGTCGCCGTGGTGGCGGGGGTGCTGGCGCTCGTCGCCGTCGGGCTGGGCCTGTGGGTCTGGCGGCAGCAGCGGGCGCTGGGGGCGCGGGTCTCGCCCGCCGCACCGGCCGCGACGGAGGCGGTCGACCGGCCGGCGGGCCAGCTCGTCGCGTTCGTCGCCAACCCGTCGAAGCCCGACGTGGCGGACCTGCGCGCCGCGGTCCGCAAGGCCGCCGCCGAGCAGTACCTGCCGGAGCCGCTGTGGCTCGAGACGACCGTGGAGGACCCGGGCGTCGGGCAGGCGCGCGAGGCCGTGGAGAAGGGCGCCGACCTCGTCGTCGCCGTCGGCGGCGACGGCACGGTGCGCGCGGTCGCCGAGGCGCTCGCCGGCACGGGCGTGCCCATGGGCCTGATGCCGCTGGGCACGGGCAACCTGCTGGCACGCAACCTCGACGTGCCGGTCGGCGACCCGCTGGCGGCGCTGCAGCTCGCGCTCGACGGCGTCGACAAGCCGATCGACGTCGGCTGGCTGCGCGTCGAGCGGTGGGAGTCGCAGATGGACGACGACATCGCCGAGGCCGCCGACGACCTGCCGGACGACACCGACGTGCCGCGCGACCACATCTTCCTCGTCATCGCAGGCCTCGGGTTCGACGCCGCGATGGTGGCCGACGCCGACGACGAGCTCAAGGCCAAGGTCGGCTGGATCGCCTACTTCATGGCCGGCGTGCGACACCTCCACGGGCGCCGCCTGCGCGTCCGCCTGACCCTGGACGACCACCCCCCGCAGCAGCTGCGCGCGCGCAGCCTGCTCGTCGGCAACTGCGGGCGCCTGCCCGGCGGCATCACGCTGCTGCCCGACGCGGTCCTCGACGACGGTGTGCTCGACATCGCGTCGATCGACACGCGCGGCGGGATCGCCGGATGGGCGCAGCTCTTCGGCGAGGTCGTGCTGCAGGGCGTCGGGGTGCGCAACGAGTCGGCCGCGAAGATCGGGCGCATCGACCACGCGCGCGCCCGCCGGGCGCGCATCCAGGTGGCGGGCGGGGAGCACGTGCAGGTCGACGGGGACATCGTCGGCCGCGCGAGCGAGGTCACGGCCCGCGTCGACCCCGCTGCCCTCGTGGTGCGCGTCGCGGGCTGA
- the pheA gene encoding prephenate dehydratase, with translation MPASPPDTPLRYAYLGPAGTFTEEALRQVASPEEAGYLPQTDVGSAIAAVRAGEADRAVVAIESTVEGGVTATLDSLATGDPLVIVREVLVPVQFTLVAPRGVRLADVRRVSAHPHAWVQCRRWLATHLPGAVHVPATSNTAPAALLAESGGAGARLAFDAALVPPAAVGTYGLAPLAQDVADNPSALTRFVVVAPPGAVPPPTGADKTTLVVHLPDNEAGALLAMLEQFAVRGVNLSRIESRPIGDALGRYSFSIDAEGHVTDERVGEALMGLHRRCPYVRFLGSYPRADAVEPLVHVGTADADFVEARAWLARLRGGDTA, from the coding sequence ATGCCCGCGAGCCCGCCTGACACCCCGCTGCGCTACGCCTACCTCGGCCCGGCGGGCACGTTCACGGAGGAGGCGCTGCGTCAGGTCGCGTCGCCCGAGGAGGCCGGGTATCTGCCGCAGACCGACGTGGGCTCGGCGATCGCCGCGGTGCGCGCGGGCGAGGCGGACCGCGCGGTCGTCGCGATCGAGTCGACCGTCGAGGGCGGTGTCACCGCGACCCTCGACTCGCTGGCCACGGGTGACCCGCTCGTCATCGTGCGCGAGGTGCTCGTGCCCGTGCAGTTCACGCTCGTCGCGCCGCGCGGCGTGCGGCTCGCGGACGTGCGCCGCGTCTCCGCGCACCCGCACGCGTGGGTGCAGTGCCGCCGCTGGCTCGCCACCCACCTGCCGGGAGCCGTGCACGTGCCGGCCACGAGCAACACGGCCCCGGCGGCGCTGCTCGCCGAGTCGGGCGGCGCCGGAGCCCGGCTCGCGTTCGACGCCGCCCTCGTCCCGCCCGCGGCGGTCGGCACGTACGGCCTCGCGCCGCTCGCGCAGGACGTCGCGGACAACCCGTCGGCGCTCACGCGGTTCGTCGTCGTCGCCCCTCCCGGGGCCGTGCCACCGCCCACGGGCGCCGACAAGACGACGCTCGTCGTGCACCTGCCGGACAACGAGGCCGGTGCGCTGCTCGCGATGCTCGAGCAGTTCGCCGTGCGCGGCGTGAACTTGTCGCGCATCGAGTCGCGGCCGATCGGCGACGCGCTCGGCCGCTACTCCTTCTCCATCGACGCCGAGGGGCACGTCACCGACGAGCGCGTCGGCGAGGCGCTCATGGGCCTGCACCGCCGCTGCCCGTACGTGCGGTTCCTCGGGTCGTACCCCCGCGCGGACGCGGTCGAGCCGCTCGTGCACGTCGGCACCGCGGACGCCGACTTCGTCGAGGCGCGCGCGTGGCTCGCGCGCCTGCGCGGGGGCGACACCGCCTGA
- a CDS encoding glycosyltransferase family 2 protein: MTRTGSEAAGQVAVATADAPETARKPHGHKQRQRVAVIIPAKDESRRIAATVRSARAIPHVDLVLVVDDGSEDNTQHVAREAGAVVVRHSHNRGKAAAMETGAAVVAMRDAPDRPPRHLLFVDGDLADTAVNTAPLVPPVLEGIADLTIALLPPQPGAGGRGLVVGAARRAIASMTGWTPTQPLSGMRCLTREAFEAATPLARGWGVEAGMTIDLLRQGFRVLEVPCELRHRPSGTDLKGQLHRAAQYRDVQLAVNARRARAAASSVRQAVVPGDGPRR; the protein is encoded by the coding sequence GTGACACGCACGGGAAGCGAGGCCGCGGGGCAGGTCGCCGTCGCGACCGCCGACGCACCGGAGACGGCGCGCAAGCCCCACGGTCACAAGCAGCGCCAGCGCGTCGCGGTGATCATCCCCGCCAAGGACGAGTCGCGGCGCATCGCCGCGACCGTCCGCTCGGCGCGCGCCATCCCGCACGTCGACCTCGTGCTCGTCGTCGACGACGGGTCGGAGGACAACACGCAGCACGTCGCGCGCGAGGCCGGCGCGGTCGTCGTGCGGCACTCGCACAACCGCGGCAAGGCCGCGGCCATGGAGACCGGAGCCGCGGTCGTCGCCATGCGCGACGCGCCGGACCGTCCGCCGCGCCACCTGCTGTTCGTCGACGGCGACCTCGCGGACACCGCCGTCAACACCGCGCCGCTCGTGCCGCCGGTGCTCGAGGGCATCGCCGACCTGACGATCGCGCTGCTGCCGCCGCAGCCGGGTGCCGGCGGGCGGGGCCTGGTCGTCGGGGCGGCCCGGCGTGCCATCGCGTCGATGACCGGGTGGACGCCCACGCAGCCGCTGTCCGGCATGCGCTGCCTCACCCGCGAGGCGTTCGAGGCCGCCACACCGCTCGCGCGCGGCTGGGGCGTCGAGGCCGGCATGACGATCGACCTGCTGCGCCAGGGGTTCCGGGTGCTCGAGGTGCCCTGCGAGCTGCGGCACCGCCCCTCGGGCACGGACCTCAAGGGCCAGCTGCACCGCGCGGCGCAGTACCGCGACGTGCAGCTCGCCGTGAACGCGCGCCGGGCGCGCGCCGCGGCGTCGAGCGTGCGCCAGGCCGTCGTCCCGGGCGACGGCCCGCGCCGCTGA
- a CDS encoding DUF5926 family protein, with protein sequence MAKNTPGFVLRPFEGLPGEPDWVALRELVPAATATARTTAEHGARDVVVTTILPNSWAALHRSDGVVLVALQTGTSSGDASRDVATALLLALDAEPGTAIETIGLPTPGPRLQDVLDLAVPFEVTVQDSFSFWLDPSTEVTPDLKAALEEADAGIVDTKRVTAAESAYWCRMGAREYLRWAQPADEQVVLDGLARLHGKRESGFDDAKFIGYFRAAGIVVPVWELARGSEAEDVEKPLADFLPRFEAAMADTAPLDANARRARAGLVARQVTLR encoded by the coding sequence ATGGCCAAGAACACGCCCGGATTCGTGCTGCGCCCGTTCGAGGGGCTCCCCGGTGAGCCCGACTGGGTCGCGCTGCGCGAGCTCGTCCCCGCGGCGACCGCGACCGCCCGCACCACCGCCGAGCACGGCGCGCGCGACGTCGTCGTCACCACGATCCTGCCCAACTCCTGGGCGGCGCTGCACCGCAGCGACGGCGTCGTGCTCGTCGCGCTGCAGACCGGCACCAGCTCGGGCGACGCGAGCCGCGACGTGGCGACCGCGCTGCTGCTCGCGCTCGACGCCGAGCCCGGCACCGCGATCGAGACGATCGGCCTGCCCACGCCCGGCCCGCGCCTGCAGGACGTGCTCGACCTCGCCGTGCCGTTCGAGGTGACCGTGCAGGACAGCTTCTCCTTCTGGCTCGACCCGAGCACCGAGGTCACGCCCGACCTGAAGGCCGCCCTCGAGGAGGCCGACGCCGGCATCGTCGACACCAAGCGCGTCACCGCCGCCGAGTCCGCGTACTGGTGCCGCATGGGCGCCCGCGAGTACCTGCGCTGGGCGCAGCCCGCCGACGAGCAGGTCGTCCTCGACGGCCTCGCGCGCCTGCACGGCAAGCGCGAGTCCGGCTTCGACGACGCGAAGTTCATCGGCTACTTCCGCGCCGCCGGCATCGTCGTGCCCGTCTGGGAGCTCGCGCGCGGCTCCGAGGCCGAGGACGTCGAGAAGCCGCTGGCCGACTTCCTGCCCCGGTTCGAGGCGGCGATGGCCGACACCGCCCCCCTCGACGCGAACGCCCGCCGCGCCCGCGCCGGCCTCGTCGCGCGGCAGGTCACGCTGCGCTGA
- the pgm gene encoding phosphoglucomutase (alpha-D-glucose-1,6-bisphosphate-dependent) — MDPRAGTPAQPSDLVDLDALLSAYVDREPDLDDPAQQVVFGTSGHRGSSLDGAFNEAHIVAITAAIVEYRRSQGTDGPLFIGYDTHGLSRPAFDTALEVLAAAGVEVHVDARGSWTPTPAVSLAILTHNGAATGAGVRTQGPGLADGIVVTPSHNPPRDGGFKYNPPHGGPAGSDATGWIASRANEILRSGWRNVPRVSVEQSLAADTTRKHDYLTSYVDDLSNVLDLDAIRAAGVRIGADPLGGASVEYWGAIGERYGLDLTVVNPEVDPRWSFMTLDWDGKIRMDCSSPHAMASLLERMQPGADGRAPFDIATGNDADSDRHGIVTPDAGLMNPNHYLAVAISYLYGGARPGWPAGTAIGKTLVSSSLIDRVAASLDRRLLEVPVGFKWFVPGLIDGSVGFGGEESAGASFLRKDGTVWTTDKDGILPALLASEILATTGKSPSQHHAELVDRFGESFYARVDAPATREQKATLSALSPEQVTATELAGEPITARLTSAPGNDAAIGGLKVTTENAWFAARPSGTEDVYKIYAESFVSPEHLAQVQEAAKEVVSQALGA; from the coding sequence ATGGACCCGCGCGCCGGCACCCCCGCCCAGCCCTCCGACCTCGTCGACCTCGACGCCCTGCTGTCCGCGTACGTCGACCGCGAGCCCGACCTCGACGACCCCGCCCAGCAGGTGGTCTTCGGCACGTCGGGCCACCGCGGCTCGTCCCTCGACGGCGCCTTCAACGAGGCGCACATCGTCGCCATCACCGCCGCCATCGTCGAGTACCGCCGCAGCCAGGGCACCGACGGCCCGCTGTTCATCGGCTACGACACGCACGGCCTGTCGCGCCCGGCGTTCGACACCGCGCTCGAGGTGCTCGCCGCGGCGGGCGTCGAGGTGCACGTCGACGCCCGCGGCTCGTGGACGCCGACGCCCGCGGTGTCGCTGGCGATCCTCACACACAACGGCGCCGCGACCGGCGCGGGCGTGCGCACGCAGGGCCCGGGGCTGGCCGACGGCATCGTCGTCACCCCGTCGCACAACCCGCCGCGCGACGGCGGCTTCAAGTACAACCCGCCGCACGGCGGCCCCGCGGGCTCCGACGCGACGGGGTGGATCGCGAGCCGCGCCAACGAGATCCTGCGCTCCGGCTGGCGCAACGTGCCGCGCGTGAGCGTCGAGCAGTCGCTCGCGGCCGACACCACGCGCAAGCACGACTACCTGACGTCGTACGTCGACGACCTGTCCAACGTCCTCGACCTCGACGCGATCCGCGCCGCGGGCGTGCGCATCGGCGCCGACCCGCTCGGCGGCGCGTCGGTGGAGTACTGGGGCGCGATCGGTGAGCGCTACGGCCTCGACCTCACCGTCGTGAACCCCGAGGTCGACCCGCGCTGGTCGTTCATGACGCTGGACTGGGACGGCAAGATCCGCATGGACTGCTCGTCGCCGCACGCCATGGCGTCGCTCCTGGAGCGCATGCAGCCCGGCGCCGACGGCCGCGCGCCGTTCGACATCGCCACGGGCAACGACGCCGACTCCGACCGCCACGGCATCGTCACTCCCGACGCGGGCCTCATGAACCCCAACCACTACCTCGCCGTCGCGATCTCCTACCTCTACGGCGGTGCGCGCCCCGGCTGGCCGGCGGGCACGGCGATCGGCAAGACGCTCGTGTCGTCGTCGCTCATCGACCGCGTCGCGGCTTCCCTCGACCGCCGCCTGCTGGAGGTGCCGGTCGGGTTCAAGTGGTTCGTGCCCGGCCTCATCGACGGGTCCGTCGGGTTCGGTGGCGAGGAGTCCGCCGGGGCGTCGTTCCTGCGCAAGGACGGGACGGTGTGGACGACGGACAAGGACGGGATCCTGCCCGCGCTGCTCGCCTCGGAGATCCTCGCGACCACCGGCAAGAGCCCGTCGCAGCACCACGCCGAGCTCGTGGACCGCTTCGGCGAGTCGTTCTACGCGCGCGTCGACGCACCCGCGACGCGCGAGCAGAAGGCGACCCTGTCGGCGCTGTCCCCCGAGCAGGTCACCGCGACCGAGCTCGCGGGCGAGCCCATCACCGCGCGCCTGACCAGCGCACCCGGCAACGACGCGGCCATCGGCGGCCTCAAGGTCACCACCGAGAACGCGTGGTTCGCCGCGCGCCCGTCCGGCACCGAGGACGTCTACAAGATCTACGCGGAGTCCTTCGTCTCCCCCGAGCACCTCGCGCAGGTGCAGGAGGCGGCCAAGGAGGTCGTCTCCCAGGCGCTGGGCGCCTGA
- a CDS encoding UDP-glucose dehydrogenase family protein gives MSTKRTTTPAARPLKISVFGTGYLGATHAVAMAELGFEVVGVDVDQAKVDALAAGKVPFFEPGLPELLEKTLATGRLTFTTDAAAAVADADVHFVCVGTPQQRTSHAANLQYVEDATLAIARNLTRGGVIVGKSTVPVGTAARLRELVAATVPAGVDAELLWNPEFLREGKAVGDTLHPDRIVLGGVSEKSEAVMRQVYAAPIAEGSPVVVTDLPTAELVKVSANAFLATKISFINAIAGVCEAAGADVTVLADALGHDVRIGRQFLDAGLGFGGGCLPKDIRALMHRSKELGANRAAALLQQVDEINMGQRERVVDMALEACGGSVLNKRVGVLGAAFKPLTDDVRDSPALNVAAALHLRGAQVTVFDPEAGDTARRAFPTLGYGTSVDEAVEECDVLLVLTEWKQFVDADPARLAGLTRTPRVIDARGKLSAAQWRAAGWEFTGLGRLAA, from the coding sequence ATGAGCACCAAGCGCACCACCACCCCCGCCGCCCGCCCGCTGAAGATCTCGGTCTTCGGCACCGGCTACCTCGGTGCGACGCACGCCGTCGCGATGGCCGAGCTCGGCTTCGAGGTCGTCGGCGTCGACGTCGACCAGGCCAAGGTCGACGCGCTCGCCGCCGGCAAGGTCCCGTTCTTCGAGCCCGGGCTGCCCGAGCTGCTGGAGAAGACCCTCGCCACCGGCCGCCTGACGTTCACCACCGACGCCGCGGCCGCCGTCGCGGACGCCGACGTGCACTTCGTGTGCGTCGGCACCCCGCAGCAGCGCACGTCGCACGCCGCGAACCTGCAGTACGTCGAGGACGCGACCCTCGCGATCGCCCGGAACCTCACCCGGGGCGGCGTCATCGTCGGCAAGTCGACCGTCCCGGTCGGCACCGCCGCGCGGCTCCGCGAGCTGGTCGCGGCCACCGTCCCGGCGGGCGTCGACGCCGAGCTGCTGTGGAACCCCGAGTTCCTGCGCGAGGGCAAGGCCGTGGGCGACACGCTGCACCCCGACCGCATCGTGCTGGGCGGCGTCTCGGAGAAGTCCGAGGCCGTCATGCGCCAGGTCTACGCGGCGCCCATCGCGGAGGGCTCGCCGGTCGTCGTGACCGACCTGCCGACCGCCGAGCTCGTCAAGGTCAGCGCCAACGCGTTCCTCGCCACCAAGATCTCGTTCATCAACGCGATCGCCGGTGTCTGCGAGGCCGCGGGTGCCGACGTCACGGTCCTCGCCGACGCGCTGGGCCACGACGTGCGCATCGGCCGGCAGTTCCTCGACGCCGGCCTCGGCTTCGGCGGCGGCTGCCTGCCCAAGGACATCCGCGCCCTCATGCACCGCTCCAAGGAGCTCGGTGCGAACCGGGCCGCGGCGCTGCTGCAGCAGGTCGACGAGATCAACATGGGCCAGCGCGAGCGGGTCGTCGACATGGCCCTCGAGGCGTGCGGCGGTTCGGTCCTCAACAAGCGCGTCGGCGTCCTGGGTGCGGCCTTCAAGCCGCTGACGGACGACGTGCGTGACAGCCCGGCCCTCAACGTGGCGGCCGCCCTGCACCTGCGCGGCGCGCAGGTCACGGTGTTCGACCCCGAGGCCGGCGACACCGCGCGGCGCGCGTTCCCGACGCTCGGCTACGGCACGTCCGTCGACGAGGCCGTGGAGGAGTGCGACGTGCTGCTCGTCCTCACCGAGTGGAAGCAGTTCGTCGACGCCGACCCGGCGCGCCTGGCGGGCCTGACGCGGACCCCGCGCGTCATCGACGCCCGCGGCAAGCTGAGCGCCGCGCAGTGGCGTGCGGCCGGCTGGGAGTTCACCGGTCTGGGCCGCCTGGCGGCCTGA